In Actinomycetota bacterium, one DNA window encodes the following:
- the purL gene encoding phosphoribosylformylglycinamidine synthase subunit PurL, whose translation MGARPAASLNSLRFGDPAEPLQRRLVEGVVAGIGHYGNCVGVATVGGEVVFDPCYAGNPLVNALTVGFMPADRRLSGSAERPGDLAVLMGAKTGRDGIGGASVLASASFEEGDDAKRPNVQVGDPFQEKLLIEACLELVERGLLRGLQDLGAAGISCAVAEVAARAGMGMEVDLDAVPLREPSMEAWEVLVSESQERMLALVDPARLADVLEVCERWGILASVLGEMTTGGILNVRFRGVVVAEVPAASLADDGPVYDRPLVPPGPPAAGAAEVPLAADPAEAVLALAADPTCASKRWVWEQYDRFVGHGTVAGPGCDAAVLRVPGSGRAVALATDGNGRYAALDPAAGAALAVAEAARNVACTGAQPIAVTNCLNFASPERPEVMGTFAAAVDGMAAACRALGLPVTGGNVSFYNESSGRPIHPTPIVGVLGLLEDATTAVPTGFPRPGLDVWLLGETRVELGGSVWQRLATGRLEGRPPALDLPAEARLHGLLADLAARRLPVGVHDLSDGGLALALVEATLAAGVGATVTLPDVLAGGGQGRAADDGSGAADLPEGQAALAALVSESATRVLLAAPPEAADELEAAAVQAGVPSTRLGATGGDRLIVPGVLDLPLSRVRDAYEGALPRALGEPA comes from the coding sequence GCGGTTCGGCGACCCGGCCGAGCCCCTGCAGCGGCGGCTGGTCGAGGGGGTGGTGGCCGGCATCGGCCACTACGGCAACTGCGTGGGGGTGGCCACCGTCGGGGGCGAGGTCGTGTTCGACCCCTGCTATGCCGGCAACCCGCTGGTCAACGCCCTCACCGTCGGGTTCATGCCGGCCGACCGGCGCCTCAGCGGCTCGGCCGAGCGGCCGGGCGACCTGGCCGTGCTGATGGGGGCCAAGACCGGCCGGGACGGGATCGGGGGGGCGAGCGTGCTCGCCTCGGCCAGCTTCGAGGAGGGCGACGATGCCAAGCGCCCGAACGTGCAGGTGGGCGACCCGTTCCAGGAGAAGCTGCTGATCGAGGCCTGCCTGGAGCTGGTCGAGCGGGGCCTGCTGCGCGGGCTCCAGGACCTGGGGGCGGCCGGGATCAGCTGCGCGGTCGCCGAGGTCGCGGCCCGGGCCGGGATGGGCATGGAGGTCGACCTGGACGCCGTGCCCCTGCGCGAGCCGTCGATGGAGGCCTGGGAGGTGCTCGTCTCGGAGTCCCAGGAGCGCATGCTCGCCCTGGTCGACCCGGCGCGCCTGGCCGACGTGCTCGAGGTCTGCGAGCGCTGGGGGATTCTGGCCAGCGTGCTCGGGGAGATGACGACCGGCGGGATCCTGAACGTGCGGTTCCGGGGGGTGGTGGTGGCCGAGGTGCCGGCGGCCAGCCTGGCCGACGACGGGCCGGTGTACGACCGGCCGCTGGTCCCCCCTGGCCCGCCGGCCGCCGGAGCGGCCGAGGTCCCGCTGGCCGCCGATCCCGCCGAGGCCGTGCTCGCCCTGGCCGCCGACCCGACCTGCGCCTCCAAGCGCTGGGTGTGGGAGCAGTACGACCGCTTCGTCGGCCACGGCACGGTCGCCGGGCCGGGCTGCGACGCCGCCGTGCTCCGCGTCCCCGGCTCGGGGAGGGCGGTGGCCCTGGCCACCGACGGCAACGGCCGCTACGCCGCCCTCGACCCGGCCGCCGGGGCCGCCCTGGCCGTGGCCGAGGCGGCCCGCAACGTGGCCTGCACCGGCGCCCAGCCGATCGCCGTCACCAACTGCCTCAACTTCGCCAGCCCCGAGCGTCCCGAGGTCATGGGCACGTTCGCGGCCGCCGTCGACGGCATGGCCGCCGCCTGCCGGGCCCTCGGGCTCCCCGTCACCGGCGGCAACGTCAGCTTCTACAACGAGTCGTCGGGCCGGCCCATCCACCCCACCCCGATCGTGGGGGTCCTCGGCCTGCTGGAGGACGCCACCACCGCCGTCCCCACCGGCTTCCCCCGACCCGGCCTCGACGTCTGGCTGCTGGGGGAGACCCGGGTCGAGCTCGGCGGCTCGGTATGGCAGCGCCTCGCCACCGGCCGCCTCGAGGGCCGCCCCCCCGCCCTCGACCTGCCCGCCGAGGCCCGGCTCCACGGCCTGCTGGCCGACCTGGCCGCCCGCCGCCTGCCCGTCGGCGTCCACGACCTCTCCGACGGCGGCCTGGCCCTCGCCCTGGTCGAGGCGACCCTCGCCGCCGGGGTCGGCGCCACCGTGACCCTCCCGGACGTCCTCGCGGGCGGGGGCCAGGGCCGGGCCGCGGACGACGGGAGCGGCGCGGCCGACCTGCCGGAGGGCCAGGCGGCGCTGGCCGCGCTGGTCAGCGAGTCGGCCACCCGGGTCCTCCTCGCCGCCCCTCCCGAGGCGGCCGACGAACTGGAGGCGGCGGCCGTCCAGGCCGGCGTCCCCAGCACCCGCCTGGGCGCGACCGGCGGCGACCGCCTGATCGTCCCCGGCGTCCTCGACCTCCCCCTGTCCCGCGTCCGCGACGCCTACGAGGGCGCCCTCCCCCGCGCCCTCGGCGAGCCCGCCTGA